From a region of the Hymenobacter jejuensis genome:
- a CDS encoding putative porin, protein MSDLLLTSPFLSFFRRAAASGSAAVLWLSLLLACLLLPQHAKAQIVDDTTKTIYGPKTTFIIREADVLREKTEGRMVDTTLTDIQQARFWAHDSTYQQDLGELGTASRQLLWAPNTQLGARLGRNVFDRYVRNSATIPYYDTRSPYAFLRYVQGTPESVFELSFSRSIKKTASVGFAYERFSANKLYTANPREGLTDHSNVLLFMRYQTEDERYHVLANLNTSRHKSVEQGGIRPLATDTLGRGDLFGNEDRRTVWLTKAANNEDRDQVHVAQTYRLLGKGLTAFHVLDLSRQLNKYTDTQLPTSNGEVLYYPEARRSITATDDRVQYRQIENTVGVLGRTETVEYRIYGRHRKGSLDTQSLIGNPGVLTRVTQPDSAIQKVPGQLFVGGTAAFRYKIFAIETAGEYRFFKEYWVRAAAKLGPLTGEIFSSSYSPTLTQQQFIGNHYLWNNNFSQTQVNQLTVRVDQTLGHQRLQASGAVVNLTNLVYYDASARPAQLSDAKQLIIVSARHRAQFGSFFSGNEATYTLGGDGAGLHIPALVANGKVYYQGDVFKKALFGQVGAEVYYQSRFRAYGYSPSTQQFYVQDNFTIRNYPVVDVFLNADIKTVAIFLKMAYVNQGLYRNGYFASPYYTSLPRRFQLGLRWQFFN, encoded by the coding sequence TTGTCTGACCTGCTTCTGACTTCGCCCTTCTTGTCTTTTTTTCGTCGTGCAGCCGCTTCTGGCAGCGCTGCAGTGCTGTGGCTCTCGTTGCTGCTGGCTTGTTTGCTGCTGCCTCAACATGCTAAGGCACAGATAGTTGACGACACAACCAAAACTATCTACGGCCCCAAAACTACCTTCATAATCCGCGAAGCCGACGTGCTGCGCGAAAAAACCGAGGGCCGCATGGTCGATACTACGCTTACTGACATACAGCAAGCACGGTTTTGGGCGCACGACAGTACTTATCAGCAGGATCTGGGCGAATTAGGAACCGCGTCGCGGCAGCTGCTGTGGGCACCTAACACGCAGCTGGGCGCCCGGCTGGGCCGCAACGTATTCGACCGCTACGTGCGCAACTCGGCTACCATTCCGTATTATGATACCCGCTCGCCGTACGCGTTTCTGCGGTACGTGCAGGGCACCCCCGAATCAGTTTTTGAGCTCTCGTTTAGCCGTAGCATCAAAAAAACGGCGAGCGTAGGTTTCGCCTACGAACGGTTTTCTGCCAACAAGCTCTACACTGCCAACCCCCGCGAAGGCCTCACGGATCACTCCAATGTGCTGCTATTTATGCGCTATCAGACGGAGGATGAGCGCTATCACGTATTGGCCAACCTGAATACGTCCCGCCACAAATCCGTGGAGCAGGGTGGAATTCGGCCGCTGGCGACCGACACGCTGGGCCGGGGCGACCTGTTTGGCAACGAGGACCGACGAACGGTGTGGCTAACCAAGGCTGCCAACAACGAAGACCGCGACCAAGTGCACGTTGCCCAAACCTATCGCCTGTTGGGCAAGGGGCTTACCGCGTTCCATGTGTTGGACCTAAGCCGCCAGCTCAACAAATACACCGATACGCAACTGCCGACCAGCAACGGCGAGGTGCTGTATTACCCCGAAGCACGGCGCAGCATTACGGCCACCGACGACCGCGTGCAATACCGGCAGATCGAAAACACCGTGGGCGTGCTGGGGCGCACCGAAACGGTCGAGTACCGCATCTATGGGCGGCATCGGAAAGGCAGCCTGGATACCCAAAGCCTGATCGGAAACCCCGGTGTACTCACGAGGGTGACGCAGCCGGATTCTGCCATTCAGAAAGTTCCGGGGCAACTGTTTGTGGGGGGTACGGCCGCTTTTCGCTACAAGATTTTCGCTATTGAAACGGCAGGCGAATACCGGTTTTTCAAAGAATACTGGGTGAGAGCCGCCGCCAAGCTCGGGCCTTTGACCGGCGAAATATTCAGTAGTTCGTACTCGCCGACGCTGACCCAGCAGCAGTTCATCGGCAATCACTATCTCTGGAATAACAACTTCAGCCAAACGCAGGTAAACCAGCTCACTGTGCGCGTGGATCAAACGCTGGGTCACCAGCGGTTGCAGGCTTCCGGAGCCGTAGTCAACCTCACCAACTTGGTTTATTACGATGCTTCCGCCCGGCCCGCGCAACTGAGCGATGCCAAACAGTTGATTATCGTATCGGCCCGCCACCGCGCGCAGTTCGGCAGCTTTTTCTCCGGCAACGAGGCCACGTACACATTGGGCGGCGACGGCGCGGGCTTGCACATTCCGGCGCTGGTGGCCAACGGCAAAGTGTATTACCAAGGCGACGTGTTCAAGAAGGCCTTGTTCGGGCAGGTCGGTGCGGAAGTGTATTACCAATCGCGCTTCCGAGCCTATGGTTACAGCCCCAGCACGCAGCAATTTTACGTGCAGGACAACTTCACCATCCGCAACTATCCCGTGGTTGATGTGTTCCTGAATGCGGATATCAAAACGGTCGCTATTTTCCTGAAAATGGCTTACGTTAACCAAGGATTGTACCGCAACGGGTACTTTGCTTCGCCTTACTACACCAGCCTGCCCCGGCGCTTTCAATTGGGTCTGCGGTGGCAGTTTTTCAACTGA
- a CDS encoding tetratricopeptide repeat protein: protein MLLFLLSANFSDCFCAPQLEGHLDQTLVAQHLTKNQQRAYAELLKLRPEPARALLRTEQPRSAGTLLVADCIDFTELMISQDANRYAAVVQAQDERLATLAESPEPGPLRAYARAEIRLHQAAAQVAFEHEVQGAWSLRQAYQQMQATVKRYPDYLPARKTLGMMQFFIGALPEGYRWFLKLLGLAGSVEVGLQNLRVAAQRPNDFQTEAQIILALIHETYYKQGEESSRFIQQLTQQQSDNLLFAYLAISINKRLHHTDQALAAYRSRPSGAGYLPIAYLHHMVADLLLYQGQYAASQRENLLFLQEYRGTHYRKDAAFKLYLASWLSGDQASAERYRRQIDAAGRTVLEEDTYAQRFFDDQQPLNRTLTRARLQIDGGYYREALTTLESFATTAHTSLRDRLEAPYRRARAYHGLQQLDSARYFYARTVALAGDAPYYFAPQSALQLGYLYQMQGQTRLAKTYFQKALTYPKHEYKNSTDTKAKLALESIKQ, encoded by the coding sequence GTGCTCCTGTTCCTGCTCTCTGCGAACTTCAGCGACTGTTTCTGCGCGCCTCAGCTAGAGGGTCACCTCGATCAAACTCTTGTCGCACAGCACCTTACCAAAAATCAACAGCGCGCCTATGCCGAGCTGCTAAAGCTTAGGCCAGAGCCAGCGCGGGCGCTGTTGCGCACCGAACAGCCACGGAGCGCGGGTACGCTTTTGGTGGCCGATTGCATCGACTTCACCGAGCTAATGATTTCGCAGGACGCCAACCGGTACGCAGCCGTGGTGCAGGCCCAGGATGAACGCTTGGCCACGCTGGCCGAATCGCCAGAGCCAGGCCCCTTGCGTGCGTATGCCCGAGCTGAGATTCGGCTGCACCAAGCAGCAGCGCAGGTAGCCTTCGAGCATGAGGTGCAGGGCGCCTGGAGCCTGCGGCAAGCGTATCAGCAGATGCAGGCCACCGTGAAGCGCTACCCCGACTATCTGCCGGCCCGTAAAACCTTGGGAATGATGCAGTTCTTCATTGGCGCGCTGCCCGAAGGCTACCGCTGGTTTTTGAAGCTGCTTGGCCTTGCCGGCAGCGTTGAGGTGGGCTTGCAGAACCTGCGCGTCGCGGCCCAACGCCCCAACGATTTTCAAACCGAAGCCCAAATCATTCTGGCGCTTATCCACGAAACGTACTATAAGCAAGGCGAGGAATCCAGCCGATTTATTCAGCAGCTCACACAGCAACAATCTGACAATCTGTTATTTGCCTATCTCGCTATTAGCATCAATAAGCGCTTGCACCACACCGATCAGGCTTTGGCGGCCTATCGGAGTCGCCCTTCCGGCGCGGGCTATTTGCCTATCGCTTACCTGCATCACATGGTAGCTGATTTGCTGCTCTACCAAGGGCAGTACGCAGCTTCGCAACGCGAAAATCTCCTCTTTTTGCAGGAATATCGCGGTACGCATTATCGCAAAGATGCCGCGTTTAAGCTGTATCTGGCGTCTTGGTTGAGCGGCGACCAAGCCAGCGCCGAGCGCTACCGGCGCCAGATTGACGCGGCAGGACGCACCGTGCTGGAGGAGGACACTTATGCGCAACGCTTTTTCGATGATCAGCAGCCTCTGAACCGAACCCTGACCCGCGCCCGCCTCCAGATCGATGGTGGGTATTACCGCGAAGCCCTTACTACCCTCGAAAGTTTTGCGACGACGGCCCACACTTCCCTGCGCGATCGCTTGGAAGCGCCCTACCGCCGGGCCCGCGCCTATCACGGCCTGCAACAGCTTGATTCGGCCCGTTATTTTTATGCCCGCACGGTGGCTTTGGCGGGCGATGCACCTTATTATTTCGCGCCCCAATCAGCTTTGCAACTCGGCTATCTCTATCAAATGCAAGGGCAAACCCGTTTGGCTAAAACGTACTTTCAGAAGGCACTCACTTACCCAAAGCACGAGTACAAAAATAGTACCGACACCAAAGCAAAGCTGGCTCTTGAAAGCATTAAGCAATGA
- a CDS encoding uracil-DNA glycosylase family protein, which yields MPTFADRLLHFLTNFPLPTALPDEVEAVSPYRQAVPHALLTQFTQRFYADNQPRVALLGINPGRLGNGRTGVAFTDPVALTACGISNSLPQQREPSSQFVHLMMEAMGGPVAFYQRFYIGSLYPLVLLRHGRNYNYYDSPALTSALDSDIRISLQRQVSELGLVREVAVCLGRRNGQYLQRFNQELQLFDHIHVLDHPRYIMQYRRRELPEHIARYQEVLQNSLQLSA from the coding sequence ATGCCGACTTTCGCCGATCGCCTGCTGCATTTTCTCACGAACTTTCCGTTGCCCACTGCTCTACCGGACGAAGTAGAAGCTGTCAGCCCGTACCGCCAGGCCGTTCCGCACGCCTTGTTGACGCAATTTACCCAGCGGTTTTACGCTGACAATCAGCCACGCGTGGCTTTATTGGGCATCAATCCGGGCCGTTTGGGCAACGGCCGTACGGGCGTGGCCTTCACCGATCCGGTTGCCCTTACGGCCTGCGGCATTTCCAACAGCTTGCCACAACAGCGCGAGCCTTCGAGCCAGTTTGTGCACCTGATGATGGAAGCGATGGGCGGGCCAGTGGCGTTTTATCAGAGGTTTTACATAGGCTCGCTGTACCCGCTGGTTTTGCTGCGCCATGGCCGCAACTACAATTATTACGACTCCCCGGCTCTCACAAGCGCCCTCGATTCGGATATCCGGATATCGCTGCAACGGCAGGTTTCGGAGCTAGGGTTGGTACGCGAAGTGGCCGTATGTTTGGGGCGGCGCAATGGGCAGTATTTGCAGCGTTTCAACCAAGAACTGCAGTTGTTCGACCACATTCACGTCCTCGATCACCCGCGCTACATCATGCAATACCGGCGGCGAGAGTTGCCTGAGCACATCGCTCGCTATCAGGAAGTGCTGCAGAACAGTTTACAACTCAGCGCTTAA
- the lpxK gene encoding tetraacyldisaccharide 4'-kinase, which yields MPHPLAFLLLPFAWLYAGVLAVRNWLYDAGVKPVAAFAVPVISIGNLRVGGTGKTPHVAWLVAQLLARGERPAIVSRGYGRRTRGFQLADATATAASIGDEPLQHFQDFRGAVPVAVAENRGEGIVQILDNQLNITAIVLDDAYQHRRVRPALNILLTEQQRPFYQDFVLPAGRLRESRRGARRANVIVVTKCEPSLGEIRRQEITRAIRRYARPHTPVLFSTYVYGEPVPVNKAAAPPAGPEIVLLTGIAQPGPLREHLLGAGYTIVHHAAFPDHHAFSAAEITDVARQLQPGQSVFTTQKDATRLLDPTLQAVVTPLPVFYIPIEVQFLADGAARLQELLTPLFQPQAVV from the coding sequence ATGCCCCATCCGCTCGCCTTTCTGCTGTTGCCTTTTGCGTGGCTGTATGCCGGAGTGCTGGCCGTGCGCAATTGGCTCTACGACGCCGGTGTGAAGCCTGTCGCTGCCTTTGCCGTGCCGGTGATCAGCATTGGTAATCTGCGAGTTGGCGGCACGGGCAAGACGCCGCATGTGGCGTGGCTCGTTGCCCAATTGCTGGCCCGCGGCGAAAGACCGGCCATCGTGAGCCGGGGGTACGGGCGCCGGACGCGAGGCTTTCAGCTCGCCGACGCAACGGCCACCGCTGCTTCCATCGGCGACGAGCCGCTCCAGCATTTTCAGGATTTTCGGGGTGCCGTGCCGGTAGCAGTCGCTGAGAATCGGGGAGAGGGTATTGTGCAAATACTTGATAATCAATTAAATATAACGGCAATTGTCTTGGACGATGCCTACCAGCATCGGCGGGTACGACCAGCGCTAAACATCCTCCTGACTGAACAGCAACGGCCTTTCTATCAGGACTTTGTGTTGCCTGCTGGGCGACTGCGCGAAAGCCGTAGGGGCGCGCGGCGGGCCAATGTGATTGTGGTGACGAAGTGCGAGCCGTCGTTGGGCGAAATCCGACGGCAGGAAATTACCCGCGCCATTCGGCGCTACGCCCGCCCGCATACGCCGGTACTATTTTCAACCTACGTATACGGCGAGCCCGTGCCTGTAAACAAGGCTGCCGCGCCGCCCGCTGGCCCCGAAATCGTGCTGCTCACGGGCATCGCGCAGCCTGGCCCGTTGCGGGAGCATCTGCTCGGAGCCGGTTACACGATCGTGCACCACGCGGCCTTTCCTGACCACCATGCTTTTTCGGCTGCGGAGATTACAGACGTGGCCAGACAATTACAACCCGGCCAGAGCGTTTTTACCACGCAAAAAGACGCTACTCGCCTTCTTGACCCTACCTTGCAAGCCGTGGTGACGCCGTTGCCCGTTTTTTATATTCCGATTGAAGTACAGTTTCTGGCCGATGGGGCCGCCCGTTTGCAGGAACTGCTCACGCCATTATTTCAGCCCCAAGCTGTTGTCTGA
- a CDS encoding Nif3-like dinuclear metal center hexameric protein, with amino-acid sequence MPTVLDLTRVLEAAAPLAYQESYDNAGLQCGDPQVVVQGVLIALDCTPAVIDEAIRRGCNVVVAHHPVVFKPLKRLTGANEVEQTLMKAIKNDVAIYAAHTNLDNVVRGVNRKLAEKLGLQKLRILDPKSGMLAKLAVYTPAGHAEKLLRALYDAGAGQIGQYAECSFQFPGTGTFTPGPDSNPYEGQRGQPETTNELRVEVLLPLHRQRQVLHAMRQTHPYEEVAYDLIRLENEDQDVGSGMIGELPEALSPAEFRQLLRQALGVPVVKHTDYQSSIKKVALCGGAGSFLIGKARNAGAEAYVTGDLKYHEYFGAEGHLMLCDVGHFESEQFTGEVFRDLLTSSFSSNFAVLIAETLTNPVRYDF; translated from the coding sequence ATGCCTACCGTTCTCGACCTCACCCGCGTGCTGGAAGCCGCCGCCCCTCTCGCCTATCAGGAATCGTATGACAACGCCGGCCTGCAATGCGGTGACCCTCAGGTGGTTGTACAAGGCGTGCTGATCGCGCTCGATTGTACGCCGGCCGTGATAGACGAAGCCATCCGGCGCGGCTGCAACGTGGTAGTAGCGCATCATCCAGTCGTGTTCAAGCCTTTAAAGCGCCTCACTGGGGCCAATGAAGTAGAGCAAACGCTGATGAAGGCCATCAAAAACGATGTGGCCATTTATGCAGCTCACACCAACCTCGACAACGTAGTGCGCGGCGTCAACCGCAAGCTTGCCGAAAAGCTCGGCTTGCAGAAGCTACGCATTCTCGACCCCAAAAGCGGCATGCTGGCTAAGCTGGCAGTCTATACCCCCGCCGGCCATGCCGAAAAGCTGTTGCGCGCCCTCTACGACGCGGGCGCAGGCCAGATCGGCCAATACGCCGAGTGCAGCTTCCAGTTTCCGGGTACGGGCACCTTCACGCCCGGCCCCGATTCCAACCCCTACGAAGGCCAACGCGGCCAGCCCGAAACGACCAATGAGCTGCGCGTGGAAGTGCTGCTGCCGCTGCACCGTCAGCGACAGGTGCTGCACGCTATGCGCCAAACTCATCCTTATGAAGAAGTAGCTTACGACCTGATTCGGCTGGAAAACGAAGATCAGGATGTGGGTTCGGGCATGATTGGCGAACTACCCGAGGCCCTGAGCCCGGCAGAATTTCGCCAATTGCTGCGCCAAGCGCTTGGCGTGCCAGTTGTAAAACACACTGATTATCAATCGTCTATAAAAAAGGTAGCGCTTTGCGGCGGTGCTGGCAGCTTTCTCATCGGCAAGGCCCGCAACGCCGGCGCCGAGGCCTACGTGACCGGCGACCTAAAGTACCACGAGTATTTTGGCGCCGAAGGCCACCTGATGCTCTGCGACGTGGGCCATTTTGAGAGCGAGCAATTTACGGGAGAGGTTTTCCGCGATTTGCTTACCTCATCGTTTAGCAGTAATTTTGCGGTCTTAATCGCTGAGACCCTCACCAACCCTGTCCGTTATGATTTCTAA
- a CDS encoding zinc ribbon domain-containing protein encodes MISNPSAETPVASKLEALLNLQRIDSQLDEIRRVRGDLPEEVRDLEDEIAGYEVRVSKFDEEIAALNEQIKQRKQNAKDADGLIKKYEDQQQNVRNNREYEAIAKEIELQRLEIQISEKKIKEAQYQIELKNNDIAGTKQRLDERKKDLDNKKAELDTIVGESESEEKTLMQERDKAVQPIEERLLMAYTRIRGNVRNGLAVVTVKRDACGGCFNTVPPQRQADIISHKKIIVCEHCGRVLADVDIKVS; translated from the coding sequence ATGATTTCTAACCCGTCCGCGGAAACTCCTGTTGCCAGTAAGCTGGAAGCCCTTCTGAACCTGCAGCGCATCGACTCGCAGCTCGACGAAATCCGGCGCGTACGCGGCGACTTGCCCGAAGAAGTGCGTGACTTAGAGGACGAAATTGCCGGCTACGAGGTACGGGTAAGCAAATTCGACGAAGAAATTGCCGCTCTGAACGAGCAGATCAAGCAGCGCAAGCAAAACGCCAAAGACGCCGACGGCCTCATCAAAAAGTACGAGGATCAGCAGCAGAACGTGCGCAACAACCGCGAATACGAAGCCATCGCTAAGGAAATCGAGTTACAGCGCCTGGAAATCCAGATTTCGGAAAAGAAAATCAAGGAGGCCCAGTACCAGATCGAGCTGAAAAACAACGACATCGCCGGCACGAAACAGCGCCTCGACGAGCGTAAAAAAGACCTCGACAACAAAAAAGCCGAGCTTGATACCATCGTAGGCGAAAGCGAAAGCGAAGAAAAAACGCTGATGCAGGAGCGTGATAAGGCCGTCCAGCCCATCGAAGAGCGCCTGCTCATGGCTTACACCCGCATCCGCGGCAACGTACGCAACGGCTTGGCCGTCGTAACGGTAAAGCGCGATGCCTGCGGCGGTTGCTTCAACACCGTACCCCCACAGCGCCAAGCCGACATCATTTCGCACAAGAAAATCATCGTGTGCGAGCACTGCGGCCGCGTGTTGGCCGACGTTGATATCAAAGTCAGCTAG
- the miaB gene encoding tRNA (N6-isopentenyl adenosine(37)-C2)-methylthiotransferase MiaB, with translation MSQQLLSLDFLDTPATPAEHQPSGEVRVSPATRTGRQRKLYIESYGCQMNFSDSEIVSSILFEEGFDTTEDLAVADLVLLNTCSIREKAEQTVRMRLSQINGHKKRNPGLLVGVLGCMAERLKTKFLEEEKIVDLVVGPDAYRDLPRLIKEVDGGQKAVNVLLSREETYADITPVRLNSNGVSAFVSIMRGCDNMCSFCVVPFTRGRERSRDAHSIVQECRDLVAAGYKEVTLLGQNVDSYKWASEDEQEHVNFAQLLERVALISPELRVRFSTSHPKDITDEVLYTMARHENICKYIHLPAQSGNSRILKLMNRTYDRPWYEERVQAIRRILGTECAISTDMISGFCSETEEEHQDTLSLMEYVQYDMAYMFFYSERPGTLAARKLEDDIPLEIKKRRLQEVIDLQQKSSRLRNQLAIGKVHKVLVENVSKRSAEHLSGRNSQNQVVVFPKGDFKKGDYVHVLVHDCTASTLIGEAVAVS, from the coding sequence ATGTCGCAGCAACTGCTTTCTCTCGATTTTCTCGATACTCCCGCCACCCCCGCCGAGCACCAGCCTTCCGGGGAAGTACGCGTGAGTCCCGCCACCCGCACGGGCCGGCAGCGCAAGCTCTACATTGAGAGCTATGGCTGTCAGATGAATTTTTCCGACTCCGAAATCGTCTCCTCCATTCTCTTTGAGGAAGGCTTTGACACGACCGAAGACCTGGCCGTAGCCGATTTGGTGCTGCTCAATACCTGCTCCATCCGCGAAAAAGCGGAACAGACCGTACGCATGCGCCTGTCGCAGATTAACGGGCACAAAAAGCGCAACCCTGGTCTGCTGGTAGGCGTGCTGGGCTGCATGGCCGAGCGCTTGAAAACTAAATTTCTGGAGGAGGAAAAAATTGTAGACTTAGTAGTAGGCCCCGATGCCTACCGCGACTTGCCGCGCTTGATCAAGGAAGTAGATGGCGGCCAAAAGGCTGTAAATGTGCTGCTTAGCCGCGAAGAGACCTACGCAGACATTACGCCCGTACGCCTTAATTCCAATGGCGTTTCGGCTTTCGTGAGCATCATGCGCGGCTGCGACAACATGTGCTCTTTTTGCGTGGTGCCCTTTACCCGCGGCCGAGAGCGCTCCCGCGATGCCCACAGCATCGTACAGGAATGCCGCGACTTGGTAGCTGCTGGTTATAAGGAAGTTACTCTCCTGGGTCAGAACGTCGATTCCTACAAATGGGCCTCGGAGGATGAGCAAGAGCATGTCAATTTTGCTCAGCTGCTAGAGCGCGTTGCGTTGATAAGTCCTGAGCTGCGGGTGCGGTTTTCGACCTCACACCCCAAGGATATCACCGACGAGGTGCTGTACACCATGGCACGTCACGAGAACATTTGCAAGTATATTCACTTACCCGCCCAGAGCGGTAACTCACGGATTCTCAAGCTGATGAATCGCACCTACGACCGTCCGTGGTACGAGGAGCGCGTGCAGGCGATCCGTCGCATTCTGGGCACTGAATGCGCCATCAGCACTGATATGATTTCGGGTTTCTGCTCCGAAACCGAGGAAGAACACCAGGATACGCTCTCGCTGATGGAGTATGTACAGTACGACATGGCGTACATGTTCTTCTACTCGGAGCGCCCCGGCACGCTGGCGGCGCGTAAGCTGGAAGACGATATTCCCTTGGAGATCAAGAAGCGCCGCTTGCAGGAAGTGATTGATTTACAGCAGAAATCCAGCCGTCTGCGCAATCAATTAGCGATCGGCAAAGTGCACAAAGTACTGGTCGAGAATGTTTCTAAGCGCAGTGCCGAACACCTGAGTGGCCGAAATAGCCAGAACCAAGTTGTCGTTTTCCCAAAAGGAGACTTCAAGAAAGGCGACTACGTGCACGTCCTCGTGCATGACTGCACGGCCAGCACCTTGATTGGGGAAGCGGTAGCCGTTTCTTAA
- a CDS encoding anthranilate synthase component I family protein yields MCWPELHFFEPEIWLHWRPEGVEINGPDGVLEDILATEILPVEESVSVTAMHPRMSKPDYLAAVASVREEILDGEVYELNLCQEFYAEQVSLDPVSTFLRLNRASPTPFASFYKWHDRYLLCASPERFLRQNGLQLLSQPIKGTIRRGASPTEDIELKSLLFNDEKERAENLMIVDLVRNDLSRVAQTGSVQVPELFGLYPFRHVWQMISTVTALRRPDLDAVDVLLAAFPMGSMTGAPKVRAMQLIEHYEHTRRGLYSGCVGYIWPAGDFDFNVVIRSLQYNAGTGYLSFQVGSAITYDSEPQREYDECLLKARAMLEVLGAVVQQ; encoded by the coding sequence TTGTGCTGGCCCGAACTGCACTTTTTCGAACCCGAGATCTGGCTTCACTGGCGGCCTGAAGGCGTGGAAATCAACGGGCCTGACGGGGTACTGGAGGACATTCTTGCCACCGAAATTCTGCCTGTAGAGGAGAGTGTTTCGGTAACGGCCATGCATCCGCGCATGTCCAAACCCGACTACCTCGCAGCCGTGGCGTCCGTTCGCGAAGAGATTCTCGACGGGGAAGTCTATGAACTCAACTTGTGTCAGGAGTTCTACGCCGAGCAAGTGTCACTTGACCCCGTTAGCACGTTTCTGCGCCTCAATCGCGCTTCGCCTACGCCTTTTGCCAGCTTTTACAAATGGCACGATCGCTACCTGTTGTGCGCCTCACCCGAACGTTTTTTACGGCAAAATGGCCTTCAACTTCTCTCTCAGCCGATTAAGGGCACTATCCGCCGCGGCGCTTCTCCGACAGAGGATATTGAGCTAAAAAGCCTCTTGTTTAACGACGAGAAGGAACGGGCTGAAAATCTGATGATTGTGGATTTGGTTCGCAACGACCTCAGCCGCGTAGCCCAGACGGGCAGCGTGCAGGTTCCGGAGTTGTTTGGGTTGTATCCTTTCCGCCACGTGTGGCAAATGATCTCCACCGTGACGGCCCTACGCCGCCCCGATCTTGATGCAGTGGATGTGCTACTGGCGGCTTTCCCAATGGGCTCCATGACCGGTGCGCCGAAGGTGCGGGCTATGCAACTCATTGAGCATTACGAGCATACGCGGCGGGGTTTGTACAGCGGCTGCGTGGGCTATATATGGCCCGCTGGTGATTTCGATTTCAACGTCGTGATTCGCTCACTTCAATACAACGCAGGCACAGGCTACTTGAGTTTTCAAGTTGGCAGCGCCATCACCTACGACTCCGAGCCCCAGCGGGAATACGACGAATGCTTGTTGAAAGCGCGGGCCATGCTCGAAGTCTTGGGCGCTGTAGTACAACAGTAA
- the miaE gene encoding tRNA-(ms[2]io[6]A)-hydroxylase: MAEFTPSEPKEKTILKLRLNTDPRWVDIASKNIEDILVDHAYCEQKAASTGISLIVKYPEKARLVDELTDLVAEEWAHFERVLQELRKRGFALGRQRRDEYVVQLMTHVRKGGARERQLMDQLLVSALIEARSCERFKLLWKHIPDPDLSKFYYELMVSEAGHFVAYVDLAKEYCDPKEVEARLQELLKIEGEIVTNLPVRDDRMH, translated from the coding sequence ATGGCTGAATTCACGCCTTCTGAGCCAAAAGAAAAGACCATTCTCAAGCTCAGGCTCAACACCGACCCACGCTGGGTAGACATTGCTAGCAAGAACATCGAAGACATCCTGGTCGATCACGCGTACTGTGAGCAGAAAGCGGCCAGCACAGGTATCTCCCTGATTGTCAAGTACCCCGAGAAAGCTAGGCTGGTAGACGAGCTAACCGATTTAGTAGCTGAGGAATGGGCTCATTTCGAGCGGGTGTTGCAGGAGCTGCGCAAGCGTGGTTTTGCCCTCGGCCGGCAGCGTCGCGATGAGTATGTAGTGCAGCTCATGACGCACGTCCGGAAGGGTGGCGCCCGCGAACGCCAGCTCATGGATCAGCTGCTGGTAAGTGCTCTGATAGAAGCCCGTAGCTGCGAGCGGTTCAAGCTCCTCTGGAAGCACATTCCTGACCCCGACCTCAGCAAATTTTACTACGAACTCATGGTTTCCGAAGCCGGCCACTTCGTCGCGTACGTTGATTTAGCCAAGGAATATTGCGACCCGAAAGAGGTTGAGGCTCGGTTGCAGGAACTGCTAAAAATTGAGGGGGAAATTGTAACGAACTTGCCCGTACGCGACGACCGGATGCACTAG